A DNA window from Arachis duranensis cultivar V14167 chromosome 3, aradu.V14167.gnm2.J7QH, whole genome shotgun sequence contains the following coding sequences:
- the LOC107480627 gene encoding sugar carrier protein C, giving the protein MPAVGGIGPGGGKEYPGNLTPFVTVTCIVAAMGGLIFGYDIGISGGVTSMDPFLKKFFMSVYRKKHNDKTTNEYCQYDSQTLTMFTSSLYLAALLSSLVASTITRRFGRKLSMLFGGLLFLIGALINGFAQAIWMLIVGRILLGFGIGFANQSVPLYLSEMAPYKYRGALNIGFQLSITVGILVANVLNYFFAKIKGGWGWRLSLGGAMVPALIITIGSLVLPDTPNSMIERGEHEKARQQLRKVRGVEDIDEEFNDLIAASEESKKVEHPWRNLLQRKYRPHLTMAIMIPFFQQFTGINVIMFYAPVLFGSIGFKDDSALMSAVITGVVNVAATVVSIYGVDKWGRRALFLEGGAQMIICQAVVAAAIGAKFGIDGNPGDLPKWYAIVVVMFICIYVAGFAWSWGPLGWLVPSEIFPLEIRSAAQSINVSVNMLFTFFVAQIFLTMLCHMKFGLFIFFGFFVVIMTIFIYFFLPETKGIPIEEMGKVWKAHPYWSKFVENDDYGHGVELNKGAVKNV; this is encoded by the exons ATGCCGGCCGTGGGAGGAATTGGCCCCGGAGGGGGCAAGGAGTATCCCGGAAACCTAACTCCTTTCGTGACAGTAACATGCATAGTTGCAGCTATGGGAGGCTTGATCTTCGGTTACGATATAGGAATCTCCG GTGGAGTGACTTCAATGGATCCGTTCTTGAAGAAGTTCTTCATGTCGGTGTACCGCAAGAAGCACAACGACAAGACCACCAACGAGTACTGCCAATACGACAGCCAGACGCTTACCATGTTCACCTCCTCCCTCTATCTGGCGGCGCTGCTTTCCTCCCTGGTGGCTTCCACCATCACCAGGAGGTTCGGCCGGAAACTCTCCATGCTCTTCGGCGGCCTCCTCTTTCTTATCGGTGCTCTCATTAATGGCTTCGCCCAAGCCATTTGGATGTTGATCGTTGGTCGGATCTTGCTCGGTTTCGGTATCGGTTTCGCCAATCAG TCTGTGCCACTGTACTTGTCGGAGATGGCTCCATATAAATACAGAGGAGCTTTGAATATTGGGTTTCAATTGTCCATCACAGTTGGGATTTTAGTGGCGAATGTGCTCAACTACTTTTTCGCAAAGATCAAAGGTGGATGGGGATGGAGGCTTAgtttaggtggtgcaatggtcCCTGCTCTCATCATCACAATCGGATCATTGGTCCTTCCAGACACACCAAACTCCATGATCGAGCGTGGAGAGCACGAAAAGGCCAGACAACAACTGAGGAAGGTTCGTGGCGTAGAAGACATTGATGAAGAGTTCAACGATCTTATTGCCGCAAGTGAGGAATCGAAGAAGGTGGAACACCCTTGGAGGAACCTGCTGCAGCGCAAGTACAGGCCTCACCTCACCATGGCAATCATGATTCCATTCTTCCAGCAATTCACGGGCATTAATGTCATCATGTTTTATGCGCCTGTGTTGTTCGGCTCCATTGGCTTTAAGGACGACTCTGCTCTCATGTCAGCCGTCATAACCGGCGTCGTAAATGTGGCTGCTACAGTTGTCTCTATCTATGGGGTTGACAAGTGGGGTAGGAGAGCCCTTTTTCTAGAAGGTGGAGCCCAAATGATCATATGTCAGGCCGTAGTAGCTGCTGCTATTGGAGCCAAGTTCGGAATTGATGGAAACCCCGGTGATTTGCCAAAGTGGTATGCTATTGTGGTGGTGATGTTTATTTGCATCTATGTAGCCGGATTTGCATGGTCATGGGGTCCTCTTGGGTGGTTAGTGCCCAGTGAAATCTTCCCATTAGAAATTCGTTCAGCCGCTCAAAGTATCAACGTGTCTGTCAACATGCTCTTCACTTTTTTCGTGGCGCAAATATTCTTGACCATGCTTTGCCACATGAAATTTGGCTTGTTCATCTTCTTTGGATTCTTTGTTGTCATAATGACCATCTTCATCTACTTCTTCCTCCCTGAAACTAAGGGTATCCCAATTGAAGAGATGGGCAAGGTTTGGAAGGCACACCCATACTGGTCTAAATTCgttgagaatgatgattatGGCCATGGAGTTGAATTGAATAAGGGAGCTGTCAAGAATGTGTAA
- the LOC107480559 gene encoding uncharacterized protein LOC107480559 — MRAKVSRNFKSPNMDLYDGTTDPKHHLSNFKSRMYLADAFDATRCKAFPTTLTKAAMKWFDSLPPRSVTSFDDLSRKFLMQFSIQKDKVKHAPSLLWVKQEVGEPLRDYMERFNKACLEIQDLPTEAIIMGLVNGLREGPFSQSISKRHPTSLSDVQERAEKYINMEENARLREPSWEICHTKKLPPPRPIKNKKGGSRGEYCEYHKLYGHSTNDCYDLKKVIEKLAREGRLDRYLMKRSDHHGKRKRYEEDRRDPPPQTPERHIHMISRGFTGGGLTKSSRKRHLKEVYQVGSELPDLPTISFTKEDGQGIIPGHDDPVVITMILANAHLHRTLVDQGSSADILFNPAFDKLGLDKKELRAYPDTLYRLGDTLIKPLGFIPLHTTFVKGMKSKTQSIDFIVVDVDSAYNALIGRATLNQFGVEVSTSYLFMKFLTPEGIATIRGNQNLAKKCYNESLNLREKGKEVHTIKLGGVRAK; from the exons atgagggcaaaagtttcAAGGAACTTCAAAAGTCCCAATATGGACCTGTATGACGGGACTACCGATCCAAAGCATCACCTGAGCAAttttaaaagtcggatgtacctagccGACGCCTTTGATGCTactcgttgcaaagcctttccgacAACTCTGAcaaaagcagcgatgaagtggttcgatagcctccccCCAAGGTCGGTCACTAGCTTCGACGACCTCTCACGTAAGTTCCTTATGCAATTTTCaatccagaaggataaagtaaAGCACGCACCGAGTCTCCTATGggtaaaacaggaggtcggagaacctTTGAGGGactacatggaaaggttcaacaaagcgtgCCTAGAAATCCAAGACCTGCCTACAGAGGCAATTATTATGGGCCTAGTAAATGGACTCCGAGAAGGCCCCTTCTCCCAGTCCATCTCGAAAAGGCACCCGACTTCTTTGAGTGATGTACAGGAAAgagcagaaaagtacatcaacatggaggaaaatgccaGGCTACGAGAACCAAGCTG GGAAATTTGTCACACTAAAAAGCTACCTCCCCCTCGGCCCATCAAGAACAAGAAAGGGGGAAGTCGCGGCGAATACTGCGAATACCATAAGCTATATGGTCATTCAACAAATGATTGTTATGACCTGAAGAAAGTAATAGAAAAGCTGGCCAGggaaggtcggcttgacagataTCTCATGAAAAGGTCGGACCAtcatggaaagagaaagcgaTACGAGGAGGACCGAAGAGATCCACCACCACAGACCCCGGAAAGACATATACATATGATCTCAAGAGGGTTTACGGGAGGAGGTCTCACCAAGTCATCTCGCAAGAGACACCTGAAGGAAGTCTACCAGGTCGGAAGCGAATTGCCCGACCTCCCAACCATctctttcaccaaagaagatggGCAGGGTATTATTCCCGGACATGATGATCCGGTAGTGATTACCATGATTCTCGCCAATGCGCATCTACACAGAACCCTGGTAGATCAAGGGAGCTCGGCCGACATCCTGTTCAATCCTGCATTCGACAAGCTGGGATTGGACAAAAAGGAGCTAAGAGCTTACCCTGATACCCTGTACAGGCTGGGGGATACACTAATAAAGCCACTAGGATTCATACCACTACACACAACTTTTGTAAAGGGTATGAAATCCAAGACTCAAAGCATCGACTTCATAGTCGTTGATGTCGACTCAGCCTATAACGCTTTGATAGGCAGAGCCACACTAAATCAGTTTGGAGTAGAGGTATCTACCTCCTATCTTTTCATGAAGTTCCTAACACCAGAAGGAATTGCAACCATAAGGGGAAaccaaaatttggcaaaaaagtgctataatgaaagcctaaacctgAGAGAAAAAGGCAAGGAGGTCCACACCATTAAGCTTGGAGGAGTCCGAGCTAAATAA